The genomic stretch TTACCTGAGGCACAGGTTGACAGATTTATGCTTAAAGTAATAGTAAAATACCCTACAAAAAGCGAAGAGAAAACTATTATAAAAAATATGTCCTCTTCAAAACCAGAAGAATTAAAATCAATAACTACTATAGAAACTATAGAAAAATTAAGAAAATTGGCTAATCAAATACATATAGAAGAAAGATTAATTGATTATATAGTTAATATTATAGATGCTACTAGAAACCCAAAAGAATATAAATTACAAAGCGAATATATAGAATACGGTGCCTCTCCAAGGGCTGGAATATACCTTACAAAAGCAGCAAAAGCTAATGCCATGATGCAGGGAAGAGGATTTGTTATGCCTGAAGATATAAGAGCAGTTGCTTATGAAATATTAAGGCATAGAATAAGTATAACTTATGAAGCACAAGCAGAAAATATTAACAGTGATATGATCATAGAAAACCTGCTTGCTAATATCAATGTACCTTAATTAAAACAGATTAAAAAATAAAAGCCTATATAATAATTTTATATAGGCTTTTTTATGAGCTAAGAATTTATTAAAAATAATAAAAACAAACTAAAGCCGCTTTGAACCACCATAAACCTCCAAAATGTCCAAAGCAGCCTTATATGCATAACACTTTAAAATCATGAAATTTAGTTTACATCATTAAAAGTCTTAAGCAGAAAATAACCTCCTTTTTTAAAAATTTAACATAAACCTCCAAAATTATTTAATTTTATAAAGCAGCTCTATTTAATTTATTAGACGTATGAATATATAAAAAGTTCCCGTTATAAATAAAAAATTAAAAACATATATAATTATTTAGCGTTCTTAAAAACTTAACATCATCACTAAATAAGTTTTATCTGTTTTTATATTAAAACTTTTAAAAGTTTTATAATGAATGCATATGCCTTTAATTTAACACAAATCTCCAAAACTATATAATCATATATCTATTTTACATATTAGAGGCATAAATCTTAAAAAAGTTTCATATTATAATACAAAATAATAAAAAAATTATAATTAAGCCTTGAAATAATATATATTATTTAGTATAATATATTTATTAATAATTAATACTAATAAGGAGATTTTTAATATGTCTGATAAAAAATTAACAACTGAATTTGGGGCTCCAGTTGAAAACAATCAAAACTCAATTACAGCAGGACCTAGAGGACCTATGCTTCTTCAAGATGTATGGTTTATGGAGAAAATGGCACATTTTGACAGAGAGGTAATACCAGAAAGAAGAATGCATGCAAAGGGATCTGGTGCATACGGTACATTTACAGTTACACATGATATAACACAGTATACTAAAGCAAAAATATTTTCTGAAATTGGAAAGAAAACTGATTTATTTGTAAGATTTTCTACAGTAGCTGGAGAGAGAGGAGCTGCTGATGCTGAGAGAGATATTAGAGGATTTGCAATTAAATTCTATACAGAAGAAGGAAACTGGGACTTGGTAGGAAATAATACTCCAGTATTTTATTTCAGAGATCCTTTAAAATTTCCGGATTTAAACCATGCTGTAAAAAGAGATCCTAAAACAAATATGAGAAGTGCTCAAAATAAATGGGATTTTCTAACTTCTTTACCTGAAGCCATTCATCAAATAACAATAGATATGAGCGACAGAGGAATACCTTATAGCTACAGATATATGCATGGTTTCAGCAGTCATGCTTATAGTTTTATAAATAAAGATAATAAAAGATTTTGGGTAAAATTCCATTTCAAAACTCAGCAGGGTATCAAAAATCTTACAGATGAGGAGGCAGCAGCTATAATAGCAAAAGATAGAGAAAGCTCTCAAAAAGATTTATTTGAAGCTATAGAAAGAGGCGATTATCCAAGATGGAATATGAAGATTCAGATAATGACAGAAGAACAAGCTAATGCCAGTAAGAGAAATCCTTTTGATTTAACTAAAACTTGGTCTCAGAAAGAATATCCTTTAATTGATGTAGGAGTGCTAGAATTAAATAAAAATCCTGAAAACTACTTTGCCGAGGTAGAACAATCAGCATTCAGCCCATCTACAATAATTCCGGGAATTGGATTTTCTCCAGATAGAATGCTTCAAGGAAGACTATTCTCATATACTGATACTCAGAGATATAGATTGGGTGTTAATTATGCAAGTATTCCTGTTAATGCACCAAGATGTCCGTTTCATTCATTTCATAAAGACGGATATATGAGAGTAGACACAAATAATGGAGCAAAAACTCCTTATGAGCCAAACTCTAATGGAGAATGGAAAGAGCAGAAAGAATATGCAGAACCTCCTCTAAAATTATACGGAGATGCTTTCAGATATGATCATAGAGAAGATGATGATGATTACTACACTGATGCAAGAGCTTTATTTAATCTTATGAGTGATGAGCAGAAAAAAGTATTGTTTGAAAACACAGCAAGAGATATGAATGGTGTTACTAAAGAAGTAAAATTAAGACATATTAAAAATTGTATGAATGTAGACAAAGCCTATGGATTGGGTGTACTTAAAGCTTTAGGCATTGATGAGAAAGATATATGATAATTTTTTAATATAACAATTAAAAAATATAAAAACAATCAAACTATTATTACAGCTAATATCTTTTTAATAAAGGTATTAGCTTTTATTTATAAAACATAATAAATATAATAAAAGAGAGCCGTAAAAAATAGCCCTCTTTTATTAATGTTATCAATATTTTTATTATAAAAAAGTAATAATACTTATTTTTCTACTTCTTTATATTTAATCAATGCTTCTTTCAATATATTCATAGCTTTTTTCAAATCATTAGAATCTAAAGCATAAGAAATTCTCACTTCATCTTTACCCAAGCCTTCAGTGGCATAAAAACCTTCAGCCGGAGCAAACATAACAGTCTCTCCATTAATATTAAAATCTTTCAAAAGCCATATAATGAAATCTTCAGCATTTTTTACAGGGAGTTTTGCAAGTACATAAAAAGCTCCTTCAGGCTCTCTTGCAACAACACCTTCCATTTTATTAAGC from Brachyspira murdochii DSM 12563 encodes the following:
- a CDS encoding catalase, with protein sequence MSDKKLTTEFGAPVENNQNSITAGPRGPMLLQDVWFMEKMAHFDREVIPERRMHAKGSGAYGTFTVTHDITQYTKAKIFSEIGKKTDLFVRFSTVAGERGAADAERDIRGFAIKFYTEEGNWDLVGNNTPVFYFRDPLKFPDLNHAVKRDPKTNMRSAQNKWDFLTSLPEAIHQITIDMSDRGIPYSYRYMHGFSSHAYSFINKDNKRFWVKFHFKTQQGIKNLTDEEAAAIIAKDRESSQKDLFEAIERGDYPRWNMKIQIMTEEQANASKRNPFDLTKTWSQKEYPLIDVGVLELNKNPENYFAEVEQSAFSPSTIIPGIGFSPDRMLQGRLFSYTDTQRYRLGVNYASIPVNAPRCPFHSFHKDGYMRVDTNNGAKTPYEPNSNGEWKEQKEYAEPPLKLYGDAFRYDHREDDDDYYTDARALFNLMSDEQKKVLFENTARDMNGVTKEVKLRHIKNCMNVDKAYGLGVLKALGIDEKDI